In Thermorudis peleae, a genomic segment contains:
- a CDS encoding response regulator transcription factor has protein sequence MDVLLVNSDPMMTKMVRFLLEDRGYRCRTATPSQALAQAFGGEVDAILLEILLHEGDGFALCEALRARGYRGAIVFLSRRQDLADRLRAFEAGADDFVGWPAEPAELLARLEVAVRRAKAFDAQPLGTRVIVGDFTLDLSAGTLVMPGKPAIRLTPVELRLLECLMRNAGLTLRRETLIERVWGYDYGGDNRLEVYIRRLRRKIEPDPDHPCYLRTVRGIGYVFGPRVGTSRLDRAAFTVR, from the coding sequence ATGGACGTGCTCCTCGTCAACTCTGACCCAATGATGACCAAAATGGTGCGGTTCTTGCTGGAAGATCGCGGCTATCGCTGTCGCACGGCGACGCCGTCGCAAGCGCTTGCACAGGCTTTCGGCGGAGAAGTCGATGCGATCTTGCTCGAAATTCTGCTGCATGAGGGTGATGGCTTTGCTCTCTGCGAAGCGCTGCGTGCTCGCGGCTATCGCGGAGCCATTGTATTCCTTTCGCGGCGTCAGGATTTGGCTGATCGTTTGCGGGCGTTTGAAGCTGGAGCTGACGATTTCGTCGGCTGGCCAGCTGAACCAGCTGAACTCCTTGCGCGCTTGGAAGTAGCAGTGCGCCGTGCCAAGGCGTTTGATGCCCAGCCCCTTGGCACTCGCGTCATCGTCGGAGACTTTACCCTCGATCTCAGCGCTGGTACCCTCGTGATGCCTGGCAAACCAGCCATCCGCTTAACTCCGGTTGAGTTGCGCCTGCTTGAGTGTCTCATGCGGAACGCGGGCCTCACTCTACGCCGTGAAACGCTGATTGAGCGCGTCTGGGGATACGACTACGGCGGAGATAACCGGCTCGAAGTCTACATTCGCCGACTCCGCCGGAAGATCGAGCCTGATCCCGATCACCCATGCTATCTGCGAACAGTCCGGGGAATCGGCTATGTCTTTGGTCCGCGTGTCGGCACAAGCCGCCTTGACCGCGCAGCATTTACGGTCCGCTAA
- a CDS encoding glycosyltransferase family 4 protein: protein MRIAQIAPLYEAVPPKLYGGTERVVYALTEELVRRGHEVTLFATADSQTSARLVPMAEAGLRLSGIKDPLAYHIAMLEAVYEQADQFDIIHSHVDYFTFPFARSVTTPTVTTLHGRLDLPETRRVLARFPEQRLVSISYSQRLPVADLPLNWQATVYNGIRLEHFPFRPEPDDPPYLAFIGRISPEKGPTIAIEVARRVGLPLKIGAKIDPADRDWAEEHFLPLLDTPGVEYLGEVDERQKAELLGGALALLFPINWPEPFGLAMTEAMACGTPVIAFPGGSVEEVVRDGVTGFICRSHTVEEMVEAVRRVEQIDRAACRRHVEQHFSAQAMADGYEAVYERVLTGERILTRANGHASIADLVRPTRTISLATGHTTSATQRGPIERNGKTAATAEVQP, encoded by the coding sequence ATGCGCATTGCCCAGATCGCACCGCTCTATGAGGCGGTTCCACCCAAGCTCTACGGCGGGACGGAACGGGTTGTCTACGCGTTAACCGAGGAACTCGTTCGTCGCGGGCATGAGGTGACATTGTTTGCAACTGCTGACTCGCAGACTAGCGCGCGGCTGGTGCCGATGGCAGAAGCAGGCCTGCGGCTCAGCGGCATTAAAGATCCGTTGGCCTACCACATCGCAATGCTCGAGGCCGTTTACGAGCAAGCCGACCAGTTTGACATCATCCACTCGCACGTCGACTACTTCACGTTCCCCTTTGCTCGCAGTGTCACCACGCCGACTGTCACGACCTTACACGGCCGGCTCGATCTGCCAGAGACGCGACGCGTGCTTGCGCGCTTCCCCGAACAGCGACTCGTCAGCATTAGTTACAGTCAACGGCTTCCCGTTGCTGATTTACCGCTCAACTGGCAGGCGACAGTCTATAACGGCATCCGGCTTGAGCACTTTCCCTTCCGTCCAGAACCAGATGATCCGCCATATCTGGCATTCATTGGGCGCATTTCACCGGAGAAAGGGCCAACGATCGCCATTGAAGTGGCACGCCGGGTTGGGCTGCCACTCAAGATTGGGGCAAAGATTGACCCGGCCGACCGTGATTGGGCTGAAGAGCATTTCCTGCCGTTGCTTGATACGCCTGGAGTTGAATATCTGGGCGAGGTCGATGAACGACAAAAGGCGGAATTACTCGGCGGCGCGCTGGCGTTGCTCTTCCCGATCAACTGGCCGGAGCCGTTTGGCCTTGCCATGACCGAAGCCATGGCCTGTGGCACACCAGTGATTGCATTCCCTGGTGGCTCCGTTGAGGAAGTCGTGCGGGATGGCGTGACGGGCTTTATCTGCCGCTCTCACACCGTTGAAGAGATGGTCGAAGCAGTGCGACGTGTCGAGCAGATCGATCGCGCAGCCTGCCGCCGGCACGTCGAACAGCACTTCAGTGCCCAGGCGATGGCCGATGGCTATGAGGCCGTCTATGAGCGCGTGCTTACGGGCGAGCGTATCTTGACGCGGGCCAACGGCCATGCATCGATTGCCGATCTTGTCCGGCCAACACGAACCATTTCGCTGGCCACTGGCCACACAACATCCGCAACGCAGCGTGGACCAATCGAGCGTAATGGGAAGACGGCAGCTACGGCTGAAGTGCAGCCGTGA
- a CDS encoding amidase, with protein MSQADWAFRPIRELAQRIRAGELTPTALAEHCLERLDAVGRSLNAVVTLTPERALREARQAEEELRAGIDRGPLHGIPYGAKDLLAAAGYPTTWGAAPLRDQRFAEDAAAVARLRDAGAVLVAKLATVELAGGMGYQQPNASLTGPGINPWNRSAWSGGSSSGPGSAVAAGAVPFALGTETWGSILTPASYCGISGLRPSYGRVSRYGAMPLSWTLDKIGPMARSADDCGLVLAAISGPDPRDPATLAFPSSYDDRPEAEPAHGFRIGVLDDALAHCQPEVAANFHAALAVLAEIATVEPVRLPTFPYTEVATLILWAEAASALEPLLQSGAVGELTAPEDRTGGYAGLVIPAVDYLRAQRIRRQIVAALDRVLSQYDAIVAPATAVVASPLDQRFRDYAGERRLVISAASNLAGVPAISVPTGFGERGLPTGMQIIGRYGADGRVLAVARAYQQRTDWHLRRPPEG; from the coding sequence ATGAGCCAGGCGGACTGGGCGTTTCGGCCGATCCGAGAGCTTGCACAGCGCATTCGAGCAGGTGAACTCACGCCAACGGCGCTCGCTGAACACTGCCTGGAACGGCTTGACGCAGTCGGCCGTTCACTGAACGCTGTCGTTACCCTCACTCCCGAACGGGCCTTGCGTGAGGCGCGGCAAGCCGAAGAAGAGTTACGGGCTGGCATCGATCGCGGTCCGCTGCATGGTATCCCCTACGGGGCAAAAGACTTGTTAGCTGCTGCTGGCTATCCCACGACCTGGGGAGCTGCGCCTCTCCGAGACCAGCGTTTCGCCGAAGATGCTGCTGCGGTCGCTCGCCTCCGTGACGCTGGCGCCGTACTCGTCGCAAAGCTGGCGACGGTCGAGCTCGCTGGTGGCATGGGCTACCAGCAACCCAATGCCTCGTTGACAGGTCCAGGGATCAATCCCTGGAATCGCTCGGCATGGAGCGGTGGTTCTTCGAGTGGGCCAGGTTCGGCTGTCGCTGCAGGAGCCGTGCCGTTTGCGCTCGGCACCGAAACCTGGGGCTCAATCCTTACGCCGGCAAGCTATTGTGGTATCAGCGGGCTCCGTCCGAGCTATGGCCGGGTGAGCCGCTATGGCGCAATGCCGCTCAGCTGGACACTCGATAAAATCGGCCCAATGGCTCGTTCAGCTGATGATTGCGGCCTTGTGTTGGCAGCCATTTCTGGCCCCGACCCTCGTGATCCTGCGACACTCGCTTTCCCTTCCTCTTATGACGATCGTCCAGAGGCTGAGCCAGCACACGGTTTCCGGATCGGTGTGCTCGACGATGCGCTCGCGCACTGTCAGCCGGAAGTTGCGGCAAACTTCCACGCTGCCCTCGCCGTCTTGGCAGAGATTGCCACTGTCGAACCGGTCCGTTTGCCAACCTTCCCCTACACGGAAGTGGCAACGCTCATTCTCTGGGCTGAAGCAGCCAGCGCGCTTGAGCCGCTGTTGCAATCCGGTGCGGTCGGCGAGTTAACGGCGCCTGAGGATCGCACCGGTGGATATGCTGGCCTCGTGATCCCGGCTGTTGATTACCTGCGGGCCCAACGCATTCGTCGCCAGATCGTCGCAGCACTCGATCGCGTACTCAGCCAGTACGATGCCATCGTCGCGCCAGCCACTGCCGTCGTCGCCAGCCCGCTTGATCAACGGTTCCGTGACTATGCTGGCGAGCGCCGGCTCGTGATCAGCGCAGCGAGCAACCTCGCAGGCGTACCGGCAATCAGTGTGCCGACCGGCTTTGGTGAACGTGGCTTGCCGACTGGTATGCAGATCATTGGCCGCTATGGTGCTGACGGCCGTGTGCTCGCTGTTGCTCGAGCCTATCAGCAGCGGACTGACTGGCACCTGCGGCGGCCTCCGGAAGGGTAA
- a CDS encoding LLM class flavin-dependent oxidoreductase: MEFCLDLSYRRWVSAPDAETGVAFTLQTIAAADRAGLHSVWLSEDPDGWDAFAVLGAAARQTERIRLGPGVTSPSLRHPVLMAMSVTTLDWLSGGRAFLGLGRGQPEWYDRGLGMPVSRPLAALEETIQLLRQWWQPPHVAHGTGERFPVQSWALGFGPLQPAVPIYLAAIGPKAVALAARLADGLLTPDFISETYLEQTLLPALHAELCAHGRDPAQFPVFLRTAITITNDPEPVLAQRKRMFALLATLPGMDRGLVVPGYDVPALIAQLRRVMRTEEALARGSGFVTYRKLADFTAAERLIPTDFIAQLSYVGTVSEIRSRLARLAALGVTHVFLSALAEPDPAAYAELTAALQP; this comes from the coding sequence GTGGAATTCTGCCTCGACTTATCGTATCGACGGTGGGTCTCGGCACCAGATGCCGAGACGGGTGTTGCTTTCACACTCCAAACCATCGCTGCGGCAGATCGTGCCGGCCTTCACTCGGTTTGGCTCAGTGAAGATCCAGATGGGTGGGATGCCTTTGCTGTCCTGGGTGCTGCTGCTCGCCAGACCGAACGCATTCGCCTGGGGCCTGGCGTGACGAGCCCGTCACTGCGTCATCCTGTACTCATGGCGATGTCAGTCACAACGCTCGACTGGCTTTCTGGTGGCCGCGCGTTCCTCGGTCTTGGGCGTGGGCAACCGGAATGGTATGACCGTGGACTCGGCATGCCGGTTTCTCGGCCGCTCGCAGCGCTCGAGGAGACAATCCAGCTCTTGCGCCAATGGTGGCAACCACCCCATGTTGCGCATGGAACTGGCGAGCGATTCCCTGTCCAGAGTTGGGCGTTGGGCTTTGGTCCGTTGCAACCAGCTGTCCCGATCTATCTCGCAGCCATTGGCCCAAAGGCTGTGGCCTTGGCCGCCCGGCTTGCTGACGGACTCCTCACACCCGATTTCATCAGCGAAACCTACCTTGAGCAGACATTACTCCCAGCGCTCCATGCCGAATTGTGCGCTCACGGACGTGATCCTGCTCAGTTTCCGGTCTTCCTTCGCACGGCAATTACCATTACCAACGATCCAGAGCCAGTACTCGCCCAACGCAAGCGCATGTTCGCCCTGCTCGCCACGCTGCCCGGAATGGATCGCGGTCTTGTCGTCCCAGGCTATGATGTGCCCGCACTCATCGCCCAGCTTCGACGGGTGATGCGCACAGAAGAAGCATTAGCGCGCGGCAGCGGCTTCGTGACCTATCGCAAGCTGGCTGACTTCACCGCTGCCGAGCGCCTTATTCCCACTGACTTTATCGCCCAGCTTAGCTACGTCGGCACAGTGTCCGAGATCCGGTCACGTCTTGCTCGGCTTGCTGCCCTCGGTGTGACGCATGTCTTCCTCTCAGCACTTGCTGAGCCCGATCCTGCAGCCTATGCCGAGCTCACGGCTGCACTTCAGCCGTAG